In the genome of Crassaminicella thermophila, the window ACCAACTTCTTGGTCGCTTGAAGATGATTTGCTTAAGGAGAATGAAAAGGTAGAGATTTTAAAAAAAGAAGGGAAATGGATAAAAATTTTAACTCCTAGAGGAAAAATAGGATATGTTAAAGAATATGAACTAAAAGATGAAGAAGAAATTTTAGGAGTAGTACGAGAAAATAAACCTATATGGAAACCAGAGAAAGGAAAAATTATGCTTACATGGGAGCATGTCCATAAAAGTAATCCTGATACATCAATAATTGGAGAATTAAAAGGTTTAAATGTCATATCACCCACTTGGATTACACTTACAGATGCTTCAGGCAAAATCAATCATAAAATAAGCAAGGATTATATTGATTGGGCAAAAAATAGAGGGTATAAAATATGGCCAGTATTTACAAATAATTTTGATCCTAAACTTACAAATGAATTTTTTAAAAATCCTTCTGCAAGAGAAAAAGCAATTGATGAAGTGTTAAAATTAGTAAAAGAAAATTATCTTGATGGTATTAATATAGACTTTGAAAATGTTTATTTAAAAGATAAAGAAAAACTTGTTTTATTTGTAAGAGAATTAACTTCTGCTTTTCATGAAAATGGACTTATTGTTTCTATAGATGTAACAGTAAAGGGTGGTAGTGAAAATTGGTCTCAATGCTATGATCGGGCTGCTTTGGGAGAAGTAGTTGATTATGTAGTTTTAATGGCTTATGATGAGCATTGGGGATCAAGCCCTATAAGCGGATCAGTAGCTTCAATGGGATGGGTTGAAAAAGGAATTAATGGGCTATTAGAAGAAGTATCTCCACAAAAGCTTATATTAGGGGTTCCTTTTTATACAAGAATATGGATGGAAAAACCATCAGTTAAAAATCCTGATAAAATAGAAGTAAAGTCAAAAGCAGCAGGTATGGAAACAATCAATGAAATACTTAAAATAAATGATATTGTTAAAGTATGGGATGAAAAAAGTGGTCAGAATTATGTAGAATATAATGAAAATGATTTAGTTTATAAAATATGGATAGAAGATGGACAATCTATGAAATTAAGAGCAGATTTTGTAAACAAATATAATCTTGCAGGGATTGGGGCATGGAGAAGAGGTTTTGAAACAGAAGATATGTGGAATATAATAAATGAAACATTAAGAGAACGGCCTTAAGGTCGTTCTTAGTTTGTTAACAAAGTTATATTCATCAATGAATTAAAAAATAACGCTCATAAACAAAGCTTTAGAGAAAACTAAGATTCATAATTTAGAAAAATCCTAACGCACCTAATCAAGACATCCTGTCTTGTAGGCTGCTAGCTTAGCATCCATGCTAAGCCTACGGATTTTTCTGAAATTTTTCATCAAGTTTTCTTTACTAAAGTTTTGCAATTATTCGCTTTTATTTTTTTATTCATAATAATTCTATTTTGTTTATAGTCTGAACGGCCTTAAGGTCGTTCTTTTTGTAATAAAAGTAAAAAATGTATCATCAAGGGTATTTGAAATATTGACTTTTAAGAATTTTCAATTTATAATAGTTATATTTATTTGAATTATTAAAATTTTAGGGGGATTTATTAAGATGTGTATAAAAGTAGCAAAATTTGGAGGATCATCAGTAGCTGATGCAAAGCAATTTCAAAAAGTTCGCGATATCATTCAAGCTGATAGCAAGCGTAGATACATTGTTCCATCGGCTCCTGGAAAAAGACATGCAGAAGATTATAAAATTACTGATCTATTGTATCTTTGCCATGAACATGTACAACATTCTGTTCCATTTGATCAAATGTTTGATATGATTTGTGATAGGTATTTAGGGATTATTGATGAACTTAATTTATCTATTGATTTAGAACCTTATCTTATAGATATTAAACAAAAAATTTCTGAAGGAGCATCTGTTGATTATACAGCGAGTAGAGGAGAATATCTAAATGGTCTTATTTTAGCTCATTTATTAGATTATGATTTTGTAGATCCTAAAGATATTATTCTTTTTGATAAATATGGTTCTTTAGATGCAGAAAAAACAAAAGAACTTGTCAGCAAACGCTTAATGGAGCATGAGCGTGCTGTTATTCCAGGATTTTATGGTGCTATGCCTAATGGAGAAATAAAAACTTTTTCACGAGGAGGATCTGATATTACTGGGTCTATTATCGCACAAGCTGTAGGAGCAGAAGTTTATGAAAATTGGACAGATGTTTCTGGATTTTTAATGGCTGATCCTCGTATTGTAAAGAATCCAAAACAAATTGAAAAAATTACTTATCATGAGCTTAGAGAACTTTCATATATGGGGGCTACTGTTTTACATGAAGAATCTGTTTTTCCTGTAAGAGAAGCAGGTATTCCTATCAATGTGAGAAATACAAATGAACCTGATAATAAGGGGACAATTATTGTAAGCAATAAGGAATTTATAAATCCTGGAACAATAACAGGGGTAGCGGGTAGAAAAGATTTTACTGTGATTGCTATCCAAAAAAATCGTATGCATTCGGATATTAGTTTTATTAGAAAAATTCTTTCTATTTTAGAAGCAAACAATGTTCCTGTAGAACACCTTCCATCAGGGATTGATAATATTTCTATAGTTATTGCAGATTCTAATTTAGGAAATAAACTCAATAAGCTTTTAAAAGAGATTAATGAGCAATGTAGTCCTGATTGTATAGAAGTATATCCAAATATGGCACTCATTGCTACTGTTGGACAAGGAATGGTTTATACACGTGGGGTAGCAGCGAGGTTATTTACGGCTTTAGCAGAAGCAGGTATTAATATTCGAATGATTGATCAAGGATCAAGTGAAATCAATATCATTGTAGGTGTTGAGACAAATGATTTTGAAAAAGCTGTACAAGCTATTTATCATGGTTTTGTAGAATAATATATAAATTTCCGTATATATTTCTTTTATAAAGAATGGAGGGGAATTATGAATTTTGAAAAGAGAATTGATGAAATGAAAAATGAAATAATAAAGTCAACACAAAAGATAATTCAAATTAGAAGTGTAAAGGATACTCCAAAGGAAGGGATGCCTTTTGGAGAAGGCATAAATACTTGTTTAGAATATGCCCTAGACTTATCAGAAAAACTAGGATTTAAAACAAAAAATTTGGATGGATATGCAGGGCATGCTGAATTGGGAGAAGGAGATGAAATTGTAGGTGTTTTAGTTCACCTCGATGTTGTACCTGAAGGAGATAATTGGACATACCCTCCTTATATGGCAGAAATTCATGATGATAAAATCTATGGAAGAGGTACGATTGATGACAAGGGACCTGCAATTGCTGTTTTATATGCTATGAAAGCCATTAAAGATGCGAATATAAAGCTAAATAAAAAGATAAGAATTATATTTGGAACAGATGAAGAAAGCGGCGGGGAAGGTATAAACTATTATCTTAAGCATGAAAAAGCTCCAAATTTAGCTTTTACTCCTGATGCAGATTTTCCTGTAATCCATGGAGAAAAAGGGATTCTTATATTTGATTTAGTAAAAACTTTTAAGGAAGATTTAAAAGATGAAGGGATAAAGATAATAAAGATAAAAGGTGGAAATAGACCAAACATGGTACCGGATTATTGTGAAGCTCATCTAATTTCTAAGAATTCTTTAAAAGAAAAGTTGGATAAGTATTTAAAAGAAAATAATGTAAGATTAGAAATAGAGGAAAAGGATTATTTTACTGTAATTAAGTCTTATGGGGTATCTGCTCATGGAAGTCTTCCAGAACTTGGAAAAAATGCAATATCCCAACTTATGTTGTTTTTAAATACTCTGGATTTGTCGGATGGGGATGTAAAGGATTTTATAAAATATTATAAAGAGAAGATTGGAATTGAGTATTACGGAGAATCGATAGGATGTGGTTTTTGTGATGAAGAATCAGGAAAGCTTATTTTTAATGTAGGGGTAATTGATCTAGACAAAGAAAAGGTAGCTGTATCTATTAATATTCGCTATCCTATTACTTATACAGAAAATCAGGTATATAGTGGGATTAAAAAAGAATTAGAAGGTACAGGAATAAGTATAGATCATAAAGAGCATATAAAGCCAATTTATTTACCAAAGGATCATGAATTAATTCAAAGCCTTATGAAAGTCTATAAAGCATTTACTGGAGATAGTAAAGAGCCAATCACAATAGGTGGAGGAACTTATGCAAGATCAATGGATAATGCTGTAGCTTTTGGACCGTTATTCCCTGGACAACCAGAGCTTGCACATCAAAAGGATGAATTTATAGCTATAGAAGATTTGATTAAGATTACAAAAATCTATGCTCAAGCTTTATATGAATTAGCAAAATAGAAAATAAGCATGATATGATGAGAGTTAGGCTTAAATATTTTTTATTTAAGCCTAACTAATAAAGCAATAAGTTATAGCTGTTTTGATTTTTGAAAAAGCCAATTTTGAATATCTGTTATAATGATTGGATCTTTCGTATCTATATTTTTGATAGTATCTAAAATAGCATTCATGTCAAAGGGAAGTCCTATTAATGAAGAAGCAATTTTTTGGATTAATTTGCTATTCATAGCATCTGAATAAATTTTTGCTGAAGTGATATGACCATTTTTAAGAGAGAGTCCCATTTGTATACCACCCCAAGGGAATCTATTTTCAAATACAATATCAAATTTTGGTGCTTCTCCATATCGCCACTCCCAAGAAGCATACTTATCATATAGATCTTTAATATTGTAGTTATCTCTATCTACTTGAATTTCATTTGTAGTACCGCCATAAATATCTACAAAGCTTTGTTTCAAGCTTTGAAGCATTTGATCAATTGTAAGGTTGTTTTGCAAATCCATTAGATTGATAACTCTAGATGAAACAGAATCAATGCCCTTTGAAGCAATTTTTTCCTTTGAAACCTGCAGATAATTTGTAAGTTTCATTAAATCTGTATTAATTAGGATTGTACCATGATGGTAAGCTGAATGTTCCCTGAAATAAAATGCATTCCCTGAAAACTTTTTACCTTTAGCTGTAAGGTCATTACGACCAGAAAATTTGGCGTCAATTCCTAAACTTTTTACTGCATTTAAAATTACTTTTAATTGTTTTTCTAAATCATACAAATTTTTATCCATTATAAAGGTGAAATTTAGATTTCCTAAATCATGAAATACGGCACCCCCGCCTGATAATCTGCGGGCTAATTTGCCACCATCTTCTTCTAGTCTTTTACATCTACACTCTTTCCATGCATTTTGATTTTTTCCAATGACGACAGTATCTTTGTTTTGCCATAAATAAAATATAACTTCATTAGGTTGAATTTGATTTAATAAATGTTCTTCTAAGGCAAGATTAAACCAAGGGTCAAAAGACAATGAGCGAATGATTTTTGTATGAATATCTTGATTAAGCAAAATGTATCGCACCACCTTCAGTTGCTAAAACTGCTTCATGTATAGATTCTGCTGTAGTTGGATGGGCATGGATGGTTTCTGCAATTTGTTCTATGGTTAACTCATTTTTTATGGCTAAAGCGATTTCTGCGATTAAATCAGTTGCATGGGGACCAATGATTGTAGCGCCAATCACTTTGTTTGTTGATTTTTCTTTTATGATTTTAACGAATCCTTTGTTCTCGCCTAGAGTTAAAGCTTTTCCGTTTGCAGCAAATGGGAATTTTCCTACTTCTATTTCTATCCCTTTTTCATGAGCCATTTTTTCACCAATACCGACCATGGCAATTTCAGGATCAGTAAAAATAGCACTCGGTATGACTGTATAGTCCATTTGCAGATCTTTACCTAAAATATTTTTAACAGCAACAATTCCTTGATGAGAAGCTACATGGGCAAGTTGAATTTTATTAGTCACATCCCCAATTGCATAGATATTAGGAATATTTGTTTGTAGTTTTTCATTCACTTTTATTCCTTTTTTATTTTCAGTTAATTCAATTCCTAATTTTTCTATATCTATACCTTCAAAGACGGGTTTTCTTCCAACGGCCATAAGGACTTTATCAGCAGTAATAAATTTTAACTTATTATCTTTATGGAATGAGACAATACATTCACCATCTTCACTTTCTATAATTGATGCTAATTTAGAGCTTGTATATAATTTGATTCCCATATCCTTGGCTATTTGACTGATCTCTGTACATACATCATCATCTAGGGAGGCAAGAATATTGTCCAAAAATTCAATGACAGATACATCAACACCTAAATTTGCGTATATGAAAGCAAATTCCATACCAATAACGCCGCCTCCAACAATAGCTAACTTATCTGGTAATGTATTAAGGTCTAAAGCTTCTTTACTTGTAATAACATTTTCTAAATCTATACCTGGGATAGGAAGACTAGATGAAGTTGATCCAGTAGCAATAATAATATTTTTACTTTTAATGGTTGCTTCTATTTTTTTATTTTTTACAGAAACAGTTTCGTGGTCAAGTATCTCACCCATTCCATTTATGACTGTTACATGGTTTTTCTCTAAAAGATAGCTTATTCCTTGAACCAATTGATTTACTATGTTGTTTTTTCTTTCAACAATCTTTTTCATATTTACAGAAATATTTTCAGCAGACAATCCATAGGTATCCGCCTCTTTTAAATTTTTATAAACTTCAGCGGAGCGTACAAGGGATTTTGTAGGAATACAACCCCAATTTAGACAGGTTCCACCAAGCTTTTCTTTTTCTACTAATACGACTTTTGCACCTAATTTAGCAGCAGCAATAGCAGCCACATATCCACCGGGTCCCCCGCCAATAATGGTAATATCGCTTTCTAGCTCTTGTTTTTGAGGCTTTAATAATCCGCTGAAATAATTGAATGTAGCTTTCGAAGGATCATTTTGAGAAGCAACTCCATCAATTTTTGCTAAAAGATCTCCTATTTTTACAGTAGATCCTTCTTCAACTTCTATAGTTTCTATTTTTCCATTAGCATTAGACTTTACGGATAGATTGCCTTTATTAGATTCAATATCAAATAAAACATCTCCTAATTTTATTTCATCTCCAACATTTTTATGAATTTTTCCGATTTTTCCCTCTTTTGCGTGTCCAGATAATTTTTCTAATTTTAATTCAACAGCCATCATCATTCCTCCTCCTATATAAATAAGAGGCAGTATAAACTGCCTCAGTATGTAACTGGTACTATTTAAAATCTTTTTCAAATTCATCTAAAGAATCTTTTACAAGGGTTACACTGTAAGCCATAGAAGGGCCTCCACCAAAAGCAACTGCAACCATAGCTGCTTCTAAAATTTCTTCACGTGTTGCACCAGCTTCAAGGGCTTTATAAACATGAAATACAATGCAATATTCACAACGATTATAAGCACCAATTGCAACACTCATTAATTCTTTTGTTTTAACATCTAAAGCTTTTGGCTCATATGCTACGCCAAGTAGATTCATAAAAGCACCTACATGTGTTTCGTTTGTTTTTCCTAATTCCTCTAGACCTCCCATGAAATCATTCAATAGTTTTCTTACATCTTTCGCCATTTTAAATCCTCCTCTTTAATTTAATTGCTATGCTAATTATTAGTATAGCAATTAAACATATAAATTACAAGAGAGTGCATGAAATTTTTACAAATCATCAAATATGAAACTTATTTACTAATATTTTCTACCATTTTTTCTAAAACCTTTTTAAAAATTTTAAACTCTTCATCTGTAATATTCTGAGAAAAAATTTCACTCATTTTTTCTCCTTCTGGAAGGAGTTTGTTTCTTAAATGTATACCTTCTTGGGTAAGCTCTAAATTTGTAATTCTTCGATCTTTTTCATCCTTTACCCGCTTTACATAGCCATCTCTTTCCATTCGATCAATAAGTCTTGCAACGGTAGAAGTTTTTATATTCATTTTTTCAGCTAATTCCGATTGGCTAATCCTTTCATATTTTCCTAAAAAATATAATGCGATCCATTGCACTCTTGTAGAACCTAAAGAAACTAACCTTTCATTAAAAGCATCAGACATTTTTTTTGCTGCATTATTGGTAATAAAAGCGACACAAGCATCCAGATCAAACATTTTATCACTCCCATCCATTATTTAGATATTCCCATTATCTCAAAACTTATGAATCATGCCAACTGTATTTTTCGACAAATTTATAAATATGATCCATGGATTATTCTGATGAGGAAAAAGGGAAAAATATTTCTAAATATATTACATATTTGCATTTTTATGTAAAAGATATTAAGATAAATATATCAAAAACAATTAGAATATTAAGACAAAATAGCTGTTGCAAGGAGAAAAAATGATGAGAAGGAATAAAGAAATCCTATGCATAATCAGCATAGTATTCATGTTTATAGGGTATGGGAATCTATATGCAGAAGAAAAAGATGTCTACAAAGAAACAATCATAGTTGGTGGAGATAATTATTTTCCCCCTTTTGAGTATGTAGATAAAAATGGTGTGTATAAAGGGTTTAACGTAGACATTTTAAGGGCTATTGCCATTGAGATGGGAATCGATCTTGATATAAGGCCTATGCCTTGGTATGAAGCAATTATGGCATTAAATGAAAGAGAAATTGATGCAATACAGGGAATGAAGTATTCTATTTCAAGATCATATCTATATGATTTTTCAGATCCATATTTGGTTTCATCTCAATCTATTTTTGTTCGTTCAGATAATAGCTATATTGTAAATATAGAGGATTTAGAAAAAAAGAAAATTGCTATACAGAAAAATGATATTGCTAAAGATGTATTAAAAAATATTATGGATATTCAAATTATAGAAACTGAAAATCAGCAAATGGCTTTAAAAAAATTGATAAAAGGAGAAGTGGATGCGTATATAGGAAACCGGC includes:
- the pepV gene encoding dipeptidase PepV — translated: MNFEKRIDEMKNEIIKSTQKIIQIRSVKDTPKEGMPFGEGINTCLEYALDLSEKLGFKTKNLDGYAGHAELGEGDEIVGVLVHLDVVPEGDNWTYPPYMAEIHDDKIYGRGTIDDKGPAIAVLYAMKAIKDANIKLNKKIRIIFGTDEESGGEGINYYLKHEKAPNLAFTPDADFPVIHGEKGILIFDLVKTFKEDLKDEGIKIIKIKGGNRPNMVPDYCEAHLISKNSLKEKLDKYLKENNVRLEIEEKDYFTVIKSYGVSAHGSLPELGKNAISQLMLFLNTLDLSDGDVKDFIKYYKEKIGIEYYGESIGCGFCDEESGKLIFNVGVIDLDKEKVAVSINIRYPITYTENQVYSGIKKELEGTGISIDHKEHIKPIYLPKDHELIQSLMKVYKAFTGDSKEPITIGGGTYARSMDNAVAFGPLFPGQPELAHQKDEFIAIEDLIKITKIYAQALYELAK
- a CDS encoding glycosyl hydrolase family 18 protein, which gives rise to MKKNDFYIILGCLMLLIGFIFTKHYALAAPIENNEVIIKDGEQMIIYEDYDEIVKIENNNVYIDLYTLSKHLNLLVDYDENNKIAVIASSNKIIRFYQNKKVKINQKITMNISPMVFVNERPFVPINQIAEHLNIKYNFIEEKKLLLLENQYEKIITAKAAKDNVNVRFKPTSWSLEDDLLKENEKVEILKKEGKWIKILTPRGKIGYVKEYELKDEEEILGVVRENKPIWKPEKGKIMLTWEHVHKSNPDTSIIGELKGLNVISPTWITLTDASGKINHKISKDYIDWAKNRGYKIWPVFTNNFDPKLTNEFFKNPSAREKAIDEVLKLVKENYLDGINIDFENVYLKDKEKLVLFVRELTSAFHENGLIVSIDVTVKGGSENWSQCYDRAALGEVVDYVVLMAYDEHWGSSPISGSVASMGWVEKGINGLLEEVSPQKLILGVPFYTRIWMEKPSVKNPDKIEVKSKAAGMETINEILKINDIVKVWDEKSGQNYVEYNENDLVYKIWIEDGQSMKLRADFVNKYNLAGIGAWRRGFETEDMWNIINETLRERP
- a CDS encoding carboxymuconolactone decarboxylase family protein gives rise to the protein MAKDVRKLLNDFMGGLEELGKTNETHVGAFMNLLGVAYEPKALDVKTKELMSVAIGAYNRCEYCIVFHVYKALEAGATREEILEAAMVAVAFGGGPSMAYSVTLVKDSLDEFEKDFK
- a CDS encoding aspartate kinase; amino-acid sequence: MCIKVAKFGGSSVADAKQFQKVRDIIQADSKRRYIVPSAPGKRHAEDYKITDLLYLCHEHVQHSVPFDQMFDMICDRYLGIIDELNLSIDLEPYLIDIKQKISEGASVDYTASRGEYLNGLILAHLLDYDFVDPKDIILFDKYGSLDAEKTKELVSKRLMEHERAVIPGFYGAMPNGEIKTFSRGGSDITGSIIAQAVGAEVYENWTDVSGFLMADPRIVKNPKQIEKITYHELRELSYMGATVLHEESVFPVREAGIPINVRNTNEPDNKGTIIVSNKEFINPGTITGVAGRKDFTVIAIQKNRMHSDISFIRKILSILEANNVPVEHLPSGIDNISIVIADSNLGNKLNKLLKEINEQCSPDCIEVYPNMALIATVGQGMVYTRGVAARLFTALAEAGINIRMIDQGSSEINIIVGVETNDFEKAVQAIYHGFVE
- a CDS encoding lipoate--protein ligase, translating into MLNQDIHTKIIRSLSFDPWFNLALEEHLLNQIQPNEVIFYLWQNKDTVVIGKNQNAWKECRCKRLEEDGGKLARRLSGGGAVFHDLGNLNFTFIMDKNLYDLEKQLKVILNAVKSLGIDAKFSGRNDLTAKGKKFSGNAFYFREHSAYHHGTILINTDLMKLTNYLQVSKEKIASKGIDSVSSRVINLMDLQNNLTIDQMLQSLKQSFVDIYGGTTNEIQVDRDNYNIKDLYDKYASWEWRYGEAPKFDIVFENRFPWGGIQMGLSLKNGHITSAKIYSDAMNSKLIQKIASSLIGLPFDMNAILDTIKNIDTKDPIIITDIQNWLFQKSKQL
- a CDS encoding MarR family winged helix-turn-helix transcriptional regulator, with protein sequence MFDLDACVAFITNNAAKKMSDAFNERLVSLGSTRVQWIALYFLGKYERISQSELAEKMNIKTSTVARLIDRMERDGYVKRVKDEKDRRITNLELTQEGIHLRNKLLPEGEKMSEIFSQNITDEEFKIFKKVLEKMVENISK
- the lpdA gene encoding dihydrolipoyl dehydrogenase, which gives rise to MAVELKLEKLSGHAKEGKIGKIHKNVGDEIKLGDVLFDIESNKGNLSVKSNANGKIETIEVEEGSTVKIGDLLAKIDGVASQNDPSKATFNYFSGLLKPQKQELESDITIIGGGPGGYVAAIAAAKLGAKVVLVEKEKLGGTCLNWGCIPTKSLVRSAEVYKNLKEADTYGLSAENISVNMKKIVERKNNIVNQLVQGISYLLEKNHVTVINGMGEILDHETVSVKNKKIEATIKSKNIIIATGSTSSSLPIPGIDLENVITSKEALDLNTLPDKLAIVGGGVIGMEFAFIYANLGVDVSVIEFLDNILASLDDDVCTEISQIAKDMGIKLYTSSKLASIIESEDGECIVSFHKDNKLKFITADKVLMAVGRKPVFEGIDIEKLGIELTENKKGIKVNEKLQTNIPNIYAIGDVTNKIQLAHVASHQGIVAVKNILGKDLQMDYTVIPSAIFTDPEIAMVGIGEKMAHEKGIEIEVGKFPFAANGKALTLGENKGFVKIIKEKSTNKVIGATIIGPHATDLIAEIALAIKNELTIEQIAETIHAHPTTAESIHEAVLATEGGAIHFA